One Scophthalmus maximus strain ysfricsl-2021 chromosome 1, ASM2237912v1, whole genome shotgun sequence genomic region harbors:
- the LOC118298786 gene encoding serine/arginine repetitive matrix protein 2-like isoform X3: METWRMEENWRRKTVCFGSFWTKCAVTRTFSESLTGEPRCEQRQGGNRVELKLNIDYLHSVLSSDPAPLDPLALDKRERELGSTLTRGYLDSHDFPTPELLDFSALEEVTPWEQSQPLSALYSRPPVTDETSLPVWTQKRENLDSPVSSDAGVSDFVPLREPKQEALVAILKEMSHQLSAHSYSERVPGDTPHVKDRAQTCEAKELDTDPNHSGHNAAPSQTKDGALLSAAAPDFFSAINAACGLCNDGRSPAAHSSTLSEHSATDALASDLEAAGRDTSAASSAAEDSGPDVSEDASASFSDLADSRSVQLSQAIRRGPAHSESPPTSGAAGSTQDPPVPRFGADSLTGGQPQSASPPALKVQAWKTLLPLRMKRSEEQQSPRNINPKPSGPLKDKSHAPKDNLDNASTSAACSSFVTDAHPDLLEKSAATSASQSKAAVKAREEETPGVTSERTEENGEDDTELAKIRRQQPSNREAKEGLRNEVKKKDGQECKPSEESFSKTATCSGDEGSVGEQSPGNRRKIQQRDTEGSEAGSSPERDMQGKLGASANKDLTAREASEGVVHENRRPVSPPAPSFLQSPRVQTSAHLMKDKITDVRGSRRAPGEDPLSQRSEGERPGSRPESQSAAACEEIPATETTRHRSSPQLSTDERAAVKVEGAERPHRTRSLMRRHRREQGPSEETDTRASEVEEEETEREILGTPTKRRKWKSKAEGRAAEQKSGEDGSGDKVETLDTRSPRTRSKTRADVTEDD, from the exons ATGGAGAcgtggaggatggaggagaactGGAGACGGAAAACTGTGTGTTTCGGCAGCTTCTGGACGAAGTGTGCAGTGACCAGGACTTTTTCAGAAAG TTTGACAGGTGAACCCAGGTGCGAACAGAGACAGGGTGGCAACAGG GTGGAGTTGAAACTGAATATCGATTACCTGCATTCCGTCCTGTCTTCAGACCCGGCGCCTCTTGACCCTCTTGCACTGGATAAACGAGAGCGAGAG TTGGGGTCGACACTGACCAGAGGTTACCTGGATTCCCACGACTTTCCAACCCCAGAGCTCCTCGACTTTTCTGCACTGGAAGAG GTGACGCCGTGGGAGCAATCACAACCGCTATCTGCCCTCTACAGCCGCCCTCCTGTAACTGATGAGACATCTCTG ccGGTGTGgacacagaaaagagaaaacctgGATTCTCCAGTTTCCTCTGACGCAGGCGTCTCCGACTTTGTTCCGCTGAGAGAACCAAAGCAAGAG GCGTTGGTGGCAATCCTGAAGGAAATGTCACATCAACTGTCTGCCCATTCCTACAGCGAGCGTGTACCAGGTGACACTCCACACGTCAAAGACAGAGCGCAGACGTGTGAAGCCAAAGAGTTGGACACAGATCCAAACCACAGTGGACACAACGCAGCTCCGAGTCAGACGAAGGACGGAGCGCTGCTGTCTGCTGCCGCGCCAGATTTCTTCAGCGCCATAAATGCCGCGTGCGGCCTCTGTAACGACGGCCGCTCCCCCGCGGCCCACAGTTCCACTTTGTCTGAACACTCCGCCACAGACGCTCTTGCTTCCGATTTGGAGGCAGCAGGCCGTGATACATCGGCAGCCTCGTCGGCTGCGGAGGACAGTGGTCCGGACGTATCAGAAGACGCCTCAGCGTCCTTCTCTGACCTTGCCGACAGCCGGTCTGTTCAGTTGTCCCAGGCGATCCGGAGGGGACCCGCCCACTCCGAGTCTCCCCCGACCTCCGGCGCTGCAGGGTCGACCCAGGACCCTCCTGTCCCTCGCTTCGGAGCAGATTCATTGACTGGCGGCCAACCACAGTCGGCCTCCCCTCCAGCTCTCAAAGTCCAGGCCTGGAAAACCCTTCTTCCACTCCGGATGAAGAGGTCTGAGGAACAACAGAGCCCGAGGAACATAAATCCCAAGCCATCCGGTCCTCTGAAAGATAAGAGCCACGCACCCAAAGACAACCTTGACAACGCCAGCACTTCCGCTGCATGTTCGTCTTTTGTGACGGATGCCCATCCTGACCTTTTGGAAAAGAGTGCCGCAACATCAGCTTCACAGAGTAAAGCGGCTGTAaaagcaagagaagaagaaacacctGGGGTAACTTCTGAGAGGACGGAAGAGAATGGAGAGGATGACACTGAACTCGCCAAAATACGACGTCAGCAGCCGTCGAATCGAGAAGCAAAAGAGGGACTGAGGAATGAAgtcaaaaagaaagatgggCAGGAGTGTAAGCCGAGTGAAGAGAGCTTTAGCAAAACGGCAACATGCTCAGGAGATGAGGGCAGCGTTGGAGAGCAGAGCCCtggaaacagaaggaaaatccAGCAACGGGACACGGAGGGAAGCGAGGCCGGGTCCTCGCCTGAGAGAGACATGCAGGGCAAACTAGGAGCAAGTGCAAATAAAGACTTGACGGCGCGTGAGGCCAGCGAGGGAGTGGTTCATGAGAACCGCAGGCCCGTCTCTCCACCCGCCCCGTCCTTTCTGCAGAGCCCAAGAGTTCAGACGAGTGCTCATCTGATGAAAGACAAGATAACGGATGTCCGAGGCAGTCGGAGAGCACCGGGGGAAGACCCGCTGAGTCAGAGAAGTGAGGGCGAGCGCCCCGGCTCGAGGCCGGAGTCACAGTCGGCGGCGGCCTGCGAGGAAATCCCGGCGACTGAGACGACCCGCCACAGGTCTAGTCCCCAACTAAGCACGGACGAGAGGGCAGCCGTGAAAGTTGAAGGGGCAGAACGCCCGCACCGTACGAGGAGCCTGATGAGAAGACACCGGCGGGAGCAAGGGCCGTCGGAGGAGACGGACACCCGGGCAAgtgaggtggaagaggaggagacggagcgaGAAATCCTCGGGACTCCGACGAAGAGAAGAAAGTGGAAGAGCAAGGCCGAGGGGAGAGCCGCGGAGCAAAAGAGCGGCGAGGACGGGTCCGGCGACAAGGTCGAGACATTGGACACGCGCTCACCGCGCACACGGAGTAAAACGAGGGCGGACGTCACCGAGGACGACTGA